From Aspergillus fumigatus Af293 chromosome 3, whole genome shotgun sequence, a single genomic window includes:
- the fcpA gene encoding protein-serine/threonine phosphatase yields the protein MLLRLPPSLHYPITVTSLLKQPGDTVERDEALFWYVYQTTVTEGDGLGNKIEVQRKFPTKFESTVDGEVVQWKIAKGDVIEVPIDIVEIDEPCAHEVQFGGLCAECGKDMTEATYNTEVMDSTRAPIQMVHDNTALTVSEKEATRVEEDAKRRLLANRKLSLVVDLDQTIIHATVDPTVGEWMEDKDNPNHDALGDVRAFQLVDDGPGMRGCWYYVKLRPGLESFLQNVSELFELHIYTMGTRAYAQHIAGIIDPDRKLFGDRILSRDESGSLTAKNLQRLFPVDTKMVVIIDDRGDVWRWSPNLIKVSPYDFFVGIGDINSSFLPKKQELGGVVQPAEQDAKGTKELPMQQPPPNRAIAKPAAEVSTLEQLVTMGGGDNPRLLREQSVAQEETIMHQVEDRPLLQKQKELDAEDEAAESGDSASSVEDTQDSTKHRHHLLEDNDRELFVLEERLEQIHRHFFEEYDKKRSRALGGRVAALRGERGTSKEKDIDLKLVPDVKDIMPRIKHRVLGGVVLVFSGVLPLGTDTQNADISLWAKSFGAVISTKINMRTTHLVAGRNRTAKVREATRYPNIKIVTTQWLLDSLTQWKRLEEEPYLLPVHPDDRGEPISPGSKELESGWLSSSDDETGGFWTDDDEGSQFNEEILKFSGLNEMSPIGYDAEEQAAVHDELKEFLGSDDESESDSEISLLAAGKKRKRDDESQGTDEDESDGGQGEEGEMEGSRLSQRIKRSYERTTGLKEVATADTTSTAELTHTSLPKERSGGETDDALNDLNESEEPAVRGQDVVSYPEDEDDELEREMLAALEDGDYDPKAEEEIAAENG from the exons ATGCTTCTTCGGTTACCGCCCAGCCTCCATTACCCGATCACCGTTACGTCGCTGCTCAAACAGCCAGGCGACACGGTTGAGAGGGACGAGGCTTTGTTCTGGTATGTTTACCAGACAACTGTCACCGAGGGTGATGGGCTGGGCAACAAGATCGAGGTTCAACGCAAATTTCCCACGAAGTTCGAGTCGACCGTTGATGGAGAAGTGGTTCAGTGGAAGATAGCCAAGGGTGATGTTATTGAAGTCCC TATCGACATCGTGGAGATTGACGAACCATGCGCCCACGAAGTTCAATTTGGAGGCCTTTGCGCCGAGTGTGGAAAGGATATGACCGA GGCGACATATAATACGGAGGTCATGGACTCCACGCGCGCGCCGATTCAGATGGTCCATGATAATACCGCCCTTACCGTAAGCGAAAAGGAAGCGACGCgtgtggaggaagatgcgaAGCGTCGCTTGTTGGCGAATAGGAAGCTCTCTCTGGTTGTTGATTTGGATCAGACTATTATCCATGCCACAGTTGACCCTACTGTCGGAGAATGGatggaagacaaggacaaTCCTAATCACGACGCCCTGGGCGACGTGCGAGCTTTCCAATTAGTGGATGACGGTCCGGGCATGCGCGGTTGCTGGTACTACGTCAAGCTGCGACCTGGGCTCGAGTCGTTCTTGCAGAATGTCTCGGAGCTTTTCGAGTTGCACATTTACACCATGGGTACTAGAGCCTACGCACAACATATAGCTGGCATTATAGATCCGGACCGTAAGCTTTTTGGTGATCGCATCCTCAGCCGCGACGAAAGCGGCAGCCTGACGGCTAAGAATCTCCAGCGATTATTTCCGGTAGATACAAAGATGGTTGTCATCATCGACGACCGTGGAGATGTCTGGCGATGGAGCCCTAATCTGATCAAGGTTTCTCCCTACGATTTTTTCGTTGGGATTGGAGATATCAACTCCAGTTTCCTTccgaagaagcaggagttAGGAGGAGTCGTCCAGCCTGCAGAACAGGACGCCAAAGGAACGAAGGAGCTACCGATGCAACAACCTCCCCCAAATCGTGCGATCGCAAAGCCTGCAGCCGAGGTTTCGACGCTGGAGCAACTAGTGACCATGGGCGGTGGGGACAATCCAAGGTTACTGCGAGAACAGAGCGTCGCGCAAGAAGAAACGATCATGCACCAGGTCGAGGACCGCCCattgctgcagaagcagaaagagctggatgcggaggatgaggcggcAGAAAGCGGTGATTCTGCCTCGAGCGTGGAAGACACTCAAGATTCAACCAAACACCGACATCATTTATTGGAGGACAACGATCGGGAACTCTTCGTACTGGAAGAACGACTGGAGCAGATACATAGGCATTTTTTCGAGGAGTATGATAAGAAGCGGTCGCGGGCGCTCGGTGGCAGAGTGGCGGCTCTGAGAGGAGAGCGGGGAACGTCCAAAGAGAAAGATATCGACCTGAAGTTGGTTCCGGATGTGAAGGACATCATGCCACGTATCAAGCATCGTGTACTTGGCGGTGTTGTCCTTGTTTTCTCTGGCGTTCTCCCGCTGGGAACCGATACACAAAATGCCGACATTTCTCTCTGGGCTAAGAGTTTCGGGGCTGTCATTTCCACCAAGATCAATATGAGAACAACGCATCTAGTGGCTGGCCGAAATCGCACGGCCAAGGTCCGCGAGGCCACGCGATATCCGAACATCAAGATTGTGACCACTCAGTGGCTTTTGGATTCGCTGACTCAATGGAAACGGTTGGAGGAGGAACCGTACCTGCTTCCTGTGCATCCGGATGATCGGGGCGAGCCAATTTCGCCTGGGTCAAAAGAGCTTGAAAGCGGCTGGCTGTCGTCATCAGACGATGAAACTGGTGGATTCTGGacggatgacgatgaggggTCGCAATTCAACGAAGAGATTCTGAAATTCTCCGGACTCAACGAGATGTCCCCCATTGGGTATGACGCTGAAGAGCAAGCTGCAGTGCACGACGAGCTGAAGGAGTTCCTGGGTAGCGATGACGAAAGCGAAAGTGACAGCGAAATATCGCTCCTAGCGGCTGGCAAGAAGCGGAAGCGCGATGACGAGTCTCAAGGcacagatgaagacgagtCGGACGGTGGTCAAggcgaagagggagagatgGAGGGCTCGCGCCTGTCGCAGCGGATCAAACGGTCCTATGAGCGTACTACGGGGCTTAAAGAGGTTGCAACGGCTGATACCACAAGCACAGCGGAATTAACACACACTAGCTTGCCAAAGGAACGTAGTGGTGGAGAGACGGATGACGCGTTGAACGATTTGAACGAGTCAGAGGAGCCCGCGGTGCGAGGGCAGGATGTCGTCAGCTATccggaggacgaagacgatgaactGGAGCGGGAAATGTTGGCTGCATTGGAGGATGGGGACTACGATCCcaaggctgaggaagagatTGCAGCTGAGAACGGGTAG